The following proteins are encoded in a genomic region of Oncorhynchus kisutch isolate 150728-3 linkage group LG6, Okis_V2, whole genome shotgun sequence:
- the LOC109878656 gene encoding solute carrier family 35 member B1-like has protein sequence MAAGKGAGKPSLLQNERIRFIVCFLGVFVCYFYYGILQETITRGQYGEGEKKEKFVYATTLVFIQCIINALFAKILIQFFEGSRPDHTKSWLYGVCSLSYLGAMVSSNSALQYVNYPTQVLGKSCKPIPVMILGVFVLRKKYPLAKYLCVLLIVSGVALFLYKPNKIVTSTESAFGFGEILLLLSLTMDGLTGVAQDHMRNLFQTSANHMMLNINMWSTLVLGLGVLWTGEVWDFLSFTDRHPSIFWNILLFGITSALGQTFIFMTVVYFGPLTCSIVTTTRKFFTILGSVLLFGNVLNTMQWVGTILVFLGLGFDAKFGKTPKKTTH, from the exons ATGGCTGCAGGAAAGGGAGCGGGGAAGCCCTCGCTACTGCAGAACGAGCGTATACGATTCATTGTCTGTTTCCTCGGAGTCTTCGTTTGTTATTTTTACTATGGCATATTACAAGAGACAAT TACCCGAGGACAGTATGGTgagggggagaagaaggagaagttTGTTTATGCCACAACGCTGGTATTCATCCAATGCATCATCAATGCTCTGTTTGCCAAGATCT TGATTCAGTTTTTTGAGGgttccagaccagaccacaccaagagcTGGCTCTATGGAGTGTGTTCCCTGTCTTATCTTGGAGCCATGGTATCCAGCAACTCTGCCCTACAGTATGTCAACTACCCCACACAG GTGTTGGGGAAGTCTTGTAAGCCCATCCCAG TGATGATTCTGGGTGTATTTGTACTGAGGAAGAAATACCCACTGGCCAAGTACCTGTGTGTGCTGTTGATCGTCAGCGGGGTGGCCCTGTTCCTCTATAAACCCAACAAGATTGTCACTTCCACAGAATCTGCTTTCGGCTTTGGGGAGATCCTGTTG CTGCTATCTCTGACCATGGACGGTTTGACTGGTGTGGCCCAGGACCACATGAGGAATCTCTTCCAGACCAGTGCCAACCACATGATGCTCAACATCAACATGTGGTCCACCCTGGTGCTGGGACTAG gGGTGTTGTGGACAGGTGAGGTATGGGACTTCCTGAGCTTCACAGACCGTCACCCCAGCATCTTCTGGAACATCCTTTTGTTTGGAATAACTAGTGCTTTAGGCCAG aCCTTCATCTTCATGACTGTGGTGTACTTCGGCCCTCTCACCTGTTCCATCGTCACTACCACACGGAAGTTCTTTACCATCCTGGGCTCTGTCCTTCTGTTCGGCAACGTCCTCAACACCATGCAGTGGGTCGGCACTATCCTGGTGTTCCTTG GTCTCGGGTTTGATGCCAAATTTGGCAAGACACCAAAGAAGACCACACACTAA
- the LOC109878690 gene encoding cytochrome c oxidase subunit NDUFA4-like, with amino-acid sequence MLSTVSRQLKSHPALVPLFIFIGGGTVMSGAYLLRLAMGPHVSWNRNGNPEPWNKTEPTQQHKFYSVNMDYSKLKKEGPDF; translated from the exons ATGCTGAGCACAGTTAGCCGGCAACTTAAAAGCCACCCAGCA CTGGTCCCCCTTTTCATCTTCATCGGTGGTGGGACGGTTATGTCTGGAGCGTATCTCTTGCGCCTGGCAATGGGACCCCATGTCAG TTGGAATCGCAATGGCAACCCCGAGCCATGGAACAAGACAGAACCCACACAGCAGCACAAG TTTTACTCAGTGAACATGGACTACAGCAAGCTGAAGAAAGAGGGTCCTGACTTCTAA